The proteins below are encoded in one region of Plasmodium relictum strain SGS1 genome assembly, chromosome: 5:
- the ApiAP2 gene encoding transcription factor with AP2 domain(s), putative, with translation MSNCSLKCSILPCVHTLKNKNDLDFYDLKENIIQSCKNEININTEMTNFKNISDNHNMDKQLSNKLKNTKVENCIKSDMNLKLKDFNLEELISSFQRDKKNILLNTYNYYFHNNFFYLNEKEKNEVNDDINIYYYKRLSLNIMNFDYEKDYKQDKLNGVKPILFKSEKCDFNQKIFRTASYDDIFLQKIKISNIDKSTKKCIKKYKIPFEPNFYSNRFFFSDKYINDDSFLLSNNCTKYCNSLSINNNNSILNTNNKTLKNSLSHIIYILRFEGPPPHFLIIKFNKKIKKAFIIKKVPVNKNISFNLAKFIAEKYIQILRKNLKKREKKMEKIRSNGNNHDNQLIVNNSNNNNEIYYNNKQFEIRGDNDNNSNLINNNSNIDNSREILIKNDEILDEFCEDYFSNYLLNINSLTYENYNSENTCSEKIYTNEYLNIDLEKIVFNTNTEKYIKFLNNIKIYFLKKVDDIKNCNIDNVDNSENKLIILVNIKYGSSVKSKIFIFTNLVDMESEYEYIDILDKKHNDDTFCSKLYKSKNDKKNESDNNHKNTSSGSINSDTDMNTKINNVNTIKNNNNKNINNTDNNYNNNTTCNKNFFLNNNESNSTIENNDNSPLDIYKHEHSDYIFSADNMNEKILNKEISDDDTVPRYNSDRSVDENKNNITLIDKEVKNLDYLLENEENKYNEINICNDKNNVSMQKKKKMSQKYKRKIINFIRNNVYINSYIYNCFESTDMKNNLFKDDVIIIDATKDQLINNLPYYVYELNKFVFIKFIKFENYIKRNHKLAERYIKHLLQSNVKCINNYMIGMRWIPDIFAYEYYVCRITEVNSEVKENKKSLKGNYSLALQKNSNKGSIKYLVDYENKIIDNVLCVLHEYYQTSLFTEKCIFNLFKLVLMRVSMYADVMNKKIITLDLDKAMHRMKKFSEPININDLCTLSEYENLTTNKNIDMDSEVVLKEQSNNLLRSSNWSNLNNDMNSLECRDNDIKNKNNNISVTYTYNDNNANERSVSNKDIQIKHVSDSDIRKSSNSSHNKYNQLFIKKDKYEKESSLQNKFKNKKKVSYNLDNTSLSLKKKKSKAEGYDLLKGEPLCLKYYSSSSNNVLVNIENHKKGYYSNTSDLSTNSHNAKHKYHLRSNNPHSTDNYSSEEYMTRSNLRNREKGKNKMVYKIMNKNGLIEPYWWFFYNLYTNACVQSDKTNPLASKISKTKNSLKKGEENINLLNNSDKSGKGNDNDDYRKILKKYKSNLLNHFNTRNNKIKIKYISMVHDIIYKKFILLKNTIFPRNIHEAEIIYTLFPHESQTFMFVCTDDNLKYQNQNFLKYISFSDYIMTYNKIDENKRDIINNIHEKNDILHIEEYNGLENNKVIDKDFYLDHFIIGDSKDASNVLVDNNFKYSHTPNYDKIKRNNREAYSYSKEINDIKNLSENKCNIKILLNNVEESNDNGTKNNSNDEKDRNNYIYNGNGIKENSHKVFDFEKNKREIKQNAYYDYFLNDKNLLNTTENFHAVGEKRSVSSTNFGRSKYYENIGEDEEKKNTSDNDISLIKRRRNGSKRAKSNNLSNAKNYSMCNKNDVNNEELLIPMGPLPTGVYFDSARKLWRCQWKENGKFKTKGFSLIHYNTLEEARKQCIIYRCDVGNIPVKNEWLNPVYVSSSYFFNKKCASSNNNNTNYSNKELKTSSLNLNKLKEKTTNTTKNFIDGSSKNSSDHCYNSRHSTKNNVSTSFLNNEKGDDIDISILKEFVSKNKENSQTLCFNSEKEKTEMDSINSQNSKVKTVKEENRELLDKGNIEMQIKKSNGDLKIENDCMLNDDYTKDKYNLNNKENLENFIDSSNKKYLNTYNNIESSFSLGKKGTNDELKMNISVNNEIYSPLKKLKGNTVKDVKLNEIKNESDDCNIPMKTKLKFDENLNNQNNFTSYSDNDNNFNYYNKKKNGQIACIEYDIIFNKEMNKEKGKNFQESSSNSIIKKQYSSDIEDNRLNNLRQNTDMKYTYVKKKFPKDNTDNMQYDANKDSTHINDDRSNINKEGSSYPEIFFQDIQNFLNFVKEKECSSDNTYANQEENDAAYMKKKNMSNTMYENYFKSIIVQYENEEKQKHYFNATDSYGINKNNDATTNNENGTNNDNISSSSNKLEKSDNEDSLNRSSQLKNSYNYSFLNDKEKSMDFLRYIKKIADNKKKAINHIEENNNCTTLDKNEECNNKYDLNENDNNLLTEGFQNNSNTVNEKRNSDIHEGNKEKLDNLKYTEFITSEKENNDYTLKKKNENIANKLIYNSNNNDENGLNEQNINFTLKKDATNEKKYINFKEIITSNLINANKNNYETKNNELDTNLDYNKTLKYGNNCVLNMTDESIYSYYKNNDTFNQEKKNVKALDSNNNNNNADIVPTNKIKESSENSSYNSLSQDITKSFNITNVKNGNNQSSSEPFFNMNNHNNNNLEEKVNEYYEGTLYTKKKAKTTNNDFKKNKEKINFDNYNLHEGNNENCYTNNHLINNLYNNHNKNSNNKNDNISENELNNTPCFNKKKSLDIDINLIKQSLPKGIYYDHAKKLYRVQYIINNSIKTKGFSVKKLGLVQAKIEAESFRNFCLENGLLNSRKRRINSPYNKKEENFKMIKDNEEILSNLLYLYNSNNKPR, from the coding sequence ATGAGTAATTGTAGTCTTAAATGCAGTATTTTACCTTGCGTACacacattaaaaaataaaaatgatttagatttttatgatttaaaGGAAAATATCATACAAAGttgtaaaaatgaaataaatattaatacagAAATgacaaattttaaaaatataagtgaTAATCATAATATGGATAAACAGTTaagtaataaattaaaaaacacGAAAGTAGAAAATTGTATTAAGAGTGATATGaacttaaaattaaaagattttAATTTAGAGGAACTTATTAGTTCATTTCAgagagataaaaaaaatatattgttaaatacttataattattatttccataataatttcttctatttaaatgaaaaggaaaagaaTGAAGTGAATGATGATATAAACATTTACTATTACAAGCGTTTATCTCTTAATATTATGAATTTTGATTATGAAAAAGATTACAAGCAAGATAAACTTAATGGTGTGAAaccaattttatttaaatctgAAAAGTGCGATTTTAATCAGAAAATATTTAGAACTGCTTCATATGATGacatttttttacaaaaaataaaaattagtaaCATAGATAAAAGCACAAAAAAAtgtatcaaaaaatataaaattccATTTGAACCTAATTTTTATAGCAAccgattttttttttcagataaatatattaatgatGATTCATTTCTTTTAAGTAATAATTGCACAAAGTATTGCAATTCATTGTccattaataataataattcaattCTAAATACGAATAATAAGACATTAAAAAATTCCTTAAGTCAtataatatacatattaCGATTTGAAGGCCCACCAccacattttttaataataaagttcaataaaaaaattaaaaaagcttttattataaaaaaggtaccagtaaataaaaatatttcttttaatctGGCTAAATTCATTgcagaaaaatatatacaaattctaaggaaaaatttaaaaaaaagagaaaaaaaaatggaaaagaTAAGAAGTAATGGAAATAATCATGATAACCAATTAATTGTtaataattctaataataataatgagatttattataataataagcAATTTGAAATTAGAGgagataatgataataattcgaatcttattaataataatagtaacaTTGACAACTCGAgagaaattttaattaaaaatgatgaaatttTAGATGAATTTTGTGAAGATTATTTTAGCAATTACctcttaaatataaattccTTAACTTATGAAAACTATAATTCAGAGAATACCTGTagtgaaaaaatatatacaaacgaatatttaaatattgatttagaaaaaatagtttttaaCACTAACactgaaaaatatataaaatttttaaacaacattaaaatatattttttaaaaaaagtagatgatataaaaaattgtaacATTGATAATGTAGATAATtcagaaaataaattaattatattagtaaatataaaatatggtTCATCAGTTAaatcaaaaatttttatctttacaAATCTAGTAGATATGGAAAGtgaatatgaatatatagatatattgGATAAAAAACATAATGATGATACTTTTTGTTccaaattatataaaagcaaaaacgataaaaaaaatgaaagtgacaataatcataaaaataCCTCTAGTGGTTCAATAAACAGTGATACAGACATGAATACAAAGATCAATAATGTAAATACTAtcaaaaataacaataataaaaatattaataacacAGATaacaattataataataatactacatgtaataaaaatttttttttaaataacaatGAATCAAATTCTACAATTGAAAATAACGATAATAGTCCTcttgatatatataaacatgaGCATAGTGACTATATTTTTAGTGCAGATAACatgaatgaaaaaatattaaataaggAAATTTCGGATGATGATACAGTTCCTAGATATAATTCTGATAGAAGTgttgatgaaaataaaaataatataacatTGATTGACAAAGAAGTTAAAAACCTTGATTACCTTTTAGAAAATGAGGAAAACAagtataatgaaataaatatatgtaatgataaaaataatgtaagtatgcaaaaaaagaaaaagatgtcgcaaaaatataaaagaaaaataattaactTTATACGCaataatgtatatattaattcatatatatataattgctTTGAAAGTACGGATATGAAAAATAACCTTTTTAAAGATGATGTGATTATAATTGATGCCACAAAAGATCagttaataaataatttaccatattatgtatatgaattaaataaatttgtttttattaaatttattaaatttgaaaattatataaaaagaaatcaCAAATTAGCAGAAAGATACATAAAACATTTATTACAAAGTAATGTAAAATGTATAAACAATTATATGATAGGTATGAGATGGATACCTGATATTTTTGCATATGAGTATTATGTTTGCAGGATCACTGAAGTTAACTCTgaagtaaaagaaaataagaaaagTTTAAAAGGCAATTATTCATTAGCTTTgcaaaaaaattcaaataaaggttctataaaatatttagtagattatgaaaacaaaataattgATAATGTGTTATGTGTTCTTCATGAATATTATCAAACAAGCCTATTTACTGAAAAAtgcatttttaatttatttaagcTAGTATTGATGCGTGTTAGTATGTATGCCGATGTTATGAATAAAAAGATTATTACTTTAGACCTGGATAAAGCAATGCAtagaatgaaaaaattttctgaaccaataaatataaatgatctTTGCACATTATCTGAATACGAGAATTTAacaacaaataaaaatatagatatgGATTCTGAGGTTGTTTTGAAAGAACAAAGTAACAATTTGTTGAGATCATCAAATTGgagtaatttaaataatgatatgaATTCCTTAGAATGTAGAGATAAtgacataaaaaataaaaataacaatataaGTGTAACATATActtataatgataataatgcaAATGAAAGAAGTGTTTCTAATAAAGATATTCAAATAAAACATGTTTCGGATAGTGATATAAGAAAATCAAGCAACTCATcacataataaatataatcaattatttattaagaaggataaatatgaaaaagagTCATCTCtacaaaataaatttaagaataaaaaaaaggtgAGTTATAACTTAGATAATACATctttatcattaaaaaaaaagaaaagtaaaGCTGAAGGctatgatttattaaaaggGGAACCACTTTGCTTAAAATATTACAGTTCATCTTCTAACAACGTGCTAGTTAACATagaaaatcataaaaaaggATATTATTCTAATACAAGTGATTTAAGTACCAATTCTCACAATGCAAAACATAAATATCATTTGCGTAGTAACAACCCTCACTCAACAGATAATTATTCATCTGAAGAATATATGACAAGAAGCAACTTGAGGAATAGGGAAAAagggaaaaataaaatggtttataaaataatgaataagAATGGTCTGATAGAGCCATATTGGTGgtttttttacaatttatATACAAATGCTTGCGTACAAAGTGATAAAACAAACCCATTGGCATCGAAGATaagtaaaacaaaaaattcattaaaaaaaggtGAAGAAAACATAAACTTACTTAATAATAGCGATAAATCTGGTAAGGGAAATGATAATGATGATTacagaaaaatattaaaaaaatacaaatctaatttattaaatcattttaatacaagaaataataaaataaaaataaaatacatttCAATGGTACatgatataatatataaaaaatttattcttttaaaaaatactatTTTTCCAAGGAATATACATGAAGcagaaataatatatacattatttCCTCATGAATCTCAAACCTTTATGTTTGTATGTACTGATGATAATTTGAAGTATCAAAATCAgaattttcttaaatatatcTCTTTCAGTGATTATATAATGACTTACAACAAAATAGATGAAAATAAGAgagatattataaataatattcatgagaaaaatgatattttacATATAGAAGAATATAATGgcttagaaaataataaagtaatAGACAAagatttttatttagatCATTTTATCATAGGTGATTCAAAGGATGCGTCAAATGTACTAGtagataataattttaaatattcgcACACCCCTAACtatgataaaattaaaaggaatAATAGAGAAGCATATTCTTAttcaaaagaaataaatgatattaaaaatttgagCGAAAATAAATGTAACATTAAGATATTATTGAATAATGTAGAAGAAAGCAATGATAATGGTACTAAGAATAATAGCAATGATGAAAAAGATaggaataattatatatataacggTAATGGcattaaagaaaattctCATAAAGTTTTTGactttgaaaaaaataaaagagaaataaaGCAAAATGCTTATTATGATTACTTTTTAAATGACAAAAATTTGTTAAATACAACAGAAAATTTTCATGCTGTTGGTGAAAAAAGAAGTGTTTCAAGTACTAATTTTGGTAGGAGTAAATATTACGAAAATATTGgtgaagatgaagaaaaaaaaaatacaagtGATAATgatatttctttaattaaGAGAAGAAGGAATGGTAGTAAAAGAGCAAAGAGTAATAATTTATCAAATGCAAAAAATTACAGTATGTGCAATAAAAATGAtgtaaataatgaagaattaTTAATTCCTATGGGGCCTTTGCCTACAGGTGTTTATTTTGATTCGGCAAGAAAATTATGGAGATGTCAATGGAAAGAAAACGGGAAATTTAAAACAAAAGGATTCAGTCTTATACACTATAATACGTTGGAAGAAGCAAGAAAACAGTGCATTATATATAGATGTGATGTAGGAAATATACCTGTGAAAAATGAATGGTTAAACCCTGTTTATGTCAGctcttcatatttttttaataaaaagtgtgctagtagtaataataataatacaaattaTTCAAACAAAGAGTTAAAGACTAGTTCTTTGAATTTAAATAaactaaaagaaaaaacaactAATACTACTAAAAACTTTATTGATGGATCAAGTAAAAATTCTAGTGATCATTGTTATAATAGCAGGCATTctacaaaaaataatgtatcTACAAGCTTTttgaataatgaaaaaggTGATGATATAGACATCtctattttaaaagaattcgtttcaaaaaataaagaaaatagtCAGACACTGTGTTTTAATtctgaaaaagaaaaaactgAGATGGATAGTATTAATTCTCAAAATAGTAAAGTGAAAACCgttaaagaagaaaatagaGAATTATTAGATAAAGGTAATATTGAAatgcaaataaaaaaaagtaatggtgacttaaaaatagaaaatgatTGTATGCTAAATGATGATTATacaaaagataaatataatttaaataataaagaaaatttagaaaattttattgattcttctaataaaaaatatttaaatacttataataatattgaaaGTTCATTTTCTTTAGGAAAAAAAGGTACTAatgatgaattaaaaatgaatattagtgtaaataatgaaatatattcaCCACTTAAGAAGTTAAAAGGTAATACTGTGAAAGATGTTAagttaaatgaaataaaaaatgaatcagATGATTGTAATATTCCAatgaaaacaaaattaaaatttgacgaaaatttaaataatcaaaataaCTTTACGAGTTATAgtgataatgataataattttaattattataataaaaagaagaatGGTCAAATTGCATGTATAGAATAtgacattatttttaataaagaaatgaaTAAGGAAAAAGGGAAAAATTTTCAGGAATCATCATCCAAttctattattaaaaaacaatATTCTTCAGATATAGAAGATAATAGATTGAATAATTTAAGGCAAAACACAGATATGAAATATACTTAtgttaagaaaaaatttccAAAAGATAATACTGATAATATGCAATATGATGCCAACAAGGATAGCACTCATATAAATGATGACAGAAGTAATATTAATAAGGAGGGATCAAGTTATcctgaaatattttttcaagatattcaaaattttttaaactttgTAAAAGAGAAAGAATGTTCAAGTGATAATACCTATGCTAACCAAGAGGAAAACGATGCAgcttatatgaaaaaaaaaaacatgagTAACACTATgtatgaaaattattttaaatcaaTTATAGTTCAgtatgaaaatgaagaaaaacaaaagCATTATTTTAATGCCACTGATAGTTATggcattaataaaaataatgatgcTACTACgaataatgaaaatggtactaataatgataatataagTAGTAGTAGcaataaattagaaaaaagtGATAATGAAGATTCTCTAAATAGGTCTTctcaattaaaaaatagttataattattcatttttgaatgataaagaaaaatctATGGATTTTTTAcgttatattaaaaaaattgcggataataaaaaaaaagcgaTAAATcatatagaagaaaataataattgcaCAACACTTGACAAAAATGAAGAATGCAACAACAAATatgatttaaatgaaaatgacaataatttattaacaGAAGGCTTtcaaaataattcaaatactGTTAATGAAAAAAGGAATTCTGATATACATGAAGGGAATAAGGAAAAAttagataatttaaaatatacgGAATTTATAACttcagaaaaagaaaataatgactatacacttaaaaaaaaaaatgaaaatatagcaaataaattaatttataatagcaataataatgatgaaaatggTTTGAAtgaacaaaatataaatttcacGTTGAAAAAGGATGctacaaatgaaaaaaaatatataaattttaaagaaatcaTTACAAGTAATTTAATAAACgcaaataaaaacaattatgaaactaaaaataatgaGTTAGATACAAACTTGgattataataaaacattaaaatatGGTAACAACTGTGTATTAAATATGACTGATGAAAGTATTTATtcctattataaaaataacgaTACTTTtaatcaagaaaaaaaaaatgtgaaaGCACTagatagtaataataataataataatgctGATATAGTGCcaacaaataaaattaaagaatcATCGGAAAATAGTAGTTACAACTCATTAAGTCAGGATATAACaaaatcatttaatattactaatgtaaaaaatggaaataatCAGTCCTCATCGGaacctttttttaatatgaataatcataataataataatttagaagAGAAAGTAAATGAATATTATGAGGGAAcattatatacaaaaaaaaaagctaaaACTACtaataatgattttaaaaagaataaagaaaaaattaattttgataattataatttacatgagggaaataatgaaaattgtTATACGAATAATCATTTAATTAACAATCTATATAACaatcataataaaaatagcaataataagaatgataatatttcagaaaatgaattaaataatacgCCATGctttaataagaaaaagaGTTTAGATATTGATATCAATTTAATAAAGCAGTCATTACCTAAAGGTATTTATTATGATCATgcaaaaaagttatatagagttcaatatataataaataattctattAAGACAAAAGGATTTAGTGTAAAAAAATTGGGTTTAGTACAAGCAAAAATTGAAGCAGAATCTTTTAGAAATTTTTGTTTAGAAAATGGATTACTTAATTCACGTAAAAGAAGAATCAATTCTCCATATAATAAGAaggaagaaaattttaagatgataaaagataatgaagaaatattatCAAATTTATTGTATTTATACAATTCTAATAATAAGCCAAGATGA
- a CDS encoding steroid dehydrogenase, putative: MINSLRSHFMRIVFCVGLVVVLKNLFFFFYWLLNYLKSKIFVKKLKSYGNTVIITGCTDGIGKSLTYSLIKQNVNLLLISRNESELVKIKKDLLEKNSNYKGNIDILTFDYNEHNFSSYKIIEDKIKNLDIGILINNVGVSYPHPLYYYEMNTELIEQLVNVNLLSSYFMTKLVLPIMIKKKKGLILFTSSGVTALKSCPLYTIYSSVKEAICSFANSLSVELKEHNIEVQCHIPLFIVTKLSKIKKPSLFVPSSDKYAKSAIQKMKEGNVLFYNVISSPYFFHKIQIYLYNCIPKFLFDSISLLSLKIVRQKALKKMKKNE; this comes from the exons atGATAAATTCACTTAGATCACATTTTATGAGAATCGTATTTTGCGTTGGTTTAGTAGttgttttaaaaaacttatttttttttttttactggTTACTTAATTAT TTAAAATCTaaaatatttgtaaaaaaGTTGAAAAGTTACGGAAATACAGTTATAATCACAGGTTGCACAGATGGTATTGGTAAAAGTTTAACTTATtctttaataaaacaaaatgtaaatttattattaattagtAGAAATGAAAGTGAAttagttaaaataaaaaaagatttgttagaaaaaaattctaattaTAAAGGGAATATTGATATTTTAACTTTTGATTATAATGAACATAATTTTTCgtcatataaaataatagaagacaaaataaaaaatttagatattggaattttaattaataatgttGGTGTTTCTTATCCTCATCCATta tATTACTATGAAATGAATACGGAATTAATAGAACAATTAGTAAATGTCAATTTATTATCTTCTTATTTTATGACAAAATTAGTTTTACCta taatgataaaaaagaaaaaaggattaattttatttacatcGAGTGGAGTAACAGCTTTGAAATCATGCCCATTATACACTATATATTCATCAGTTAAAGAAGCTATTTGTTCTTTTGCTAATTCATTAAGt gTTGAATTAAAAGAACACAATATAGAAGTACAATGTCATATTCCATTATTTATTGTAacaaaattatcaaaaataaaaaaaccaAGTCTGTTTGTGCCTTCTTCAGATAAATACGCTAAAAGTGCTatacaaaaaatgaaagaaggAAATGTCTTGTTTTATAATGTTATATCATCTCcctatttttttcataaaattcaaatttatttatacaattGTATACcaaaatttctttttgatTCCATTTcactcttatctcttaaaaTTGTTAGACAAAAggctttaaaaaaaatgaagaaaaatgaataa
- the RRF2 gene encoding ribosome-recycling factor, putative → MNFGSKKQKEKVGKETKKIRKILKISNIKIDEIENVNLSENKKIVNEKNKVDYKVYDLKIQDIIRNFENKIRKIFSNCLNIETFNNIPITKDKKNFKLSDLAQVVIKSSNLIYFYPYMISDIQKIIHNLKLKDNSWNPTTSDDSQYILLQIPPLTNEVKLKKKKEAKDLLEKIKTDIRNIRYKIRDDIIKNMEGEEWKVVEKNKLDNYIKTKIKNIESIYENSIKNY, encoded by the coding sequence ATGAATTTTGGGagtaaaaaacaaaaagaaaaagtaggtaaagaaacaaaaaaaattagaaaaattttgaaaatatcaaatattaaaattgatGAGATAGAAAATGTAAACCTTAgtgagaataaaaaaattgtaaatgaaaaaaataaagtagaTTATAAAGtttatgatttaaaaatacaagacattattagaaattttgagaataaaataagaaaaatttttagtaATTGTTTAAACATTGAAACTTTTAACAATATACCTATtacaaaagataaaaaaaatttcaaattaTCTGATTTAGCTCAAGTAGTTATTAAATCatcaaatttaatttatttctatCCCTATATGATTAGTGacatacaaaaaataattcataatttaaaGTTAAAAGATAATTCTTGGAATCCTACTACATCCGATGATAGTCAGTACATTTTATTACAAATACCTCCTTTAACCAATgaagtaaaattaaaaaaaaaaaaagaagcaaaagatttattagaaaaaataaaaactgaTATAAGAAATATACGATACAAAATTCGTgatgatataataaaaaatatggaaGGAGAAGAATGGAAAGTTGTAGAGAAAAATAAGTtagataattatataaaaacaaaaattaaaaatattgaaagtATTTATGAAAActctataaaaaattattaa
- a CDS encoding holo-(acyl-carrier protein) synthase, putative — translation MLFLCFKINNAFLKIIKLLFFYLFIYEKIKLITSVYTLEIKNIVNRNVEDNSLIKHLFSMQNNNKISEIFKKRRKKGKIKEFYIKNYVIEKKLKKKYILNGNKKVKRKYPVEDNYKKMIYKVFMINENYKSIFDKINSSITENKINDKIYYQSYERNSFLEISNNQIDIPVDLPYFEKEVRKLICILNFKEFQLNITFVDSKEMKKINKKHRNRNEPTDVISLLHFVSNKSNDLNDELVNNEILDKQYLKSGDIYLCPDYINRECFLSKVKYENRILDKNKLKKEDNNDEEENIRGVNKLFQNVFSVNERLPFYVLHGLVHLMNKDHEKDLEEYNDFMNIEEDAIEKYMNFHHYTQTFYSHYIIGFGTDILSVSRVHSIILKKNKNNFINKVLNSLELKELRENIGIDKNIKKLAMYISKKFAAKEAILKSIGRGLSSISKYGLSMNDIEIRNDKYGKPDVYLYNKAKKVADEMGIVKIFLSISDEKIISTNNFNCNITSNNNSSYLIHAQALAVGSNV, via the coding sequence ATGCTTTTTCtatgttttaaaataaataatgcatttttaaaaataataaaattattatttttttatttatttatatatgagaAAATAAAACTCATTACCAGTGTATATACTCtagaaataaagaatattgtGAATAGAAATGTGGAAGATAACTCTTTGATTAAACACCTTTTTTCTATGcagaataataataaaataagtgaaatttttaaaaaaaggagaAAGAAAgggaaaataaaagaattttatattaaaaattacgtaatagaaaaaaaacttaaaaagaaatatattctaaatggaaataaaaaagtaaaaaggAAATATCCTGTAGAggataattataaaaaaatgatatataaaGTTTTCATGATAAacgaaaattataaaagtatatttgataaaataaatagtagTATAACAGAAAATAagataaatgataaaatctATTATCAGAGTTATGAACGAAATTCGTTTTTAGAAATCAGTAATAATCAAATTGATATTCCAGTTGATCTTCcttattttgaaaaagaaGTAAGGAAGCTCATTTgcatattaaattttaaagaatttcAACTGAATATAACATTTGTCGATtcaaaagaaatgaaaaaaattaataagaaaCACAGAAATAGAAATGAACCTACTGATGTTATATCTTTACTACATTTCGTGAGTAATAAGTcaaatgatttaaatgatgaattagtaaataatgaaattctAGATAAACAATATTTAAAATCTGGAGATATTTATTTGTGCCCTGACTACATAAACAGAGAATGTTTTTTATCGAAagtaaaatatgaaaatagaattcttgataaaaataaattgaaaaaagaagataataacgatgaagaagaaaatattcGGGGTGTTAACAAACTTTTTCAGAACGTTTTCAGTGTGAACGAAAGATTGCCTTTTTATGTTTTACATGGTTTAGTACACTTAATGAATAAAGATCATGAAAAAGATTTAGAAGAATATAATGATTTTATGAATATTGAAGAAGATGCCATcgaaaaatatatgaattttcATCATTACACACAAACATTTTATAGTCATTACATAATTGGCTTTGGTACGGATATACTAAGTGTTTCAAGAGTGCATAGTATTATtcttaagaaaaataaaaataatttcataaaTAAAGTTTTGAATTCATTAGAATTAAAGGAATTAAGAGAAAATATTGGAATTgacaaaaatattaaaaaattggcaatgtatataagtaaaaaatttGCTGCAAAAGAAGCCATACTTAAATCTATTGGGAGAGGTTTAAGTTCTATATCTAAATATGGATTAAGTATGAATGATATAGAAATAAGAAATGATAAGTATGGAAAACCTgatgtttatttatataacaaAGCGAAAAAGGTTGCAGATGAAATGGGCATtgtgaaaatatttttatcaataagtgatgaaaaaattataagtaCTAATAATTTTAACTGTAACATTACTTCTAACAATAATAGttcttatttaattcatgCTCAGGCACTTGCTGTTGGTTCTAACGtataa